One Homo sapiens chromosome 3, GRCh38.p14 Primary Assembly genomic window carries:
- the IL5RA gene encoding interleukin-5 receptor subunit alpha isoform 3 precursor (isoform 3 precursor is encoded by transcript variant 6), giving the protein MIIVAHVLLILLGATEILQADLLPDEKISLLPPVNFTIKVTGLAQVLLQWKPNPDQEQRNVNLEYQVKINAPKEDDYETRITESKCVTILHKGFSASVRTILQNDHSLLASSWASAELHAPPGSPGTSIVNLTCTTNTTEDNYSRLRSYQVSLHCTWLVGTDAPEDTQYFLYYRYGSWTEECQEYSKDTLGRNIACWFPRTFILSKGRDWLAVLVNGSSKHSAIRPFDQLFALHAIDQINPPLNVTAEIEGTRLSIQWEKPVSAFPIHCFDYEVKIHNTRNGYLQIEKLMTNAFISIIDDLSKYDVQVRAAVSSMCREAGLWSEWSQPIYVGFSR; this is encoded by the exons ATGATCATCGTGGCGCATGTATTACTCATCCTTTTGGGGGCCACTGAGATACTGCAAGCTGACTTACTTCCTGATGAAAAGA TTTCACTTCTCCCACCTGTCAATTTCACCATTAAAGTTACTGGTTTGGCTCAAGTTCTTTTACAATGGAAACCAAATCCTGATCAAGAGCAAAGGAATGTTAATCTAGAATATCAAGTGAAAATAAACGCTCCAAAAGAAGATGAC tatgaaACCAGAATCACTGAAAGCAAATGTGTAACCATCCTCCACAAAGGCTTTTCAGCAAGTGTGCGGACCATCCTGCAGAACGACCACTCACTACTGGCCAGCAGCTGGGCTTCTGCTGAACTTCATGCCCCACCAG GGTCTCCTGGAACCTCAATTGTGAATTTAACTTGCACCACAAACACTACAGAAGACAATTATTCACGTTTAAGGTCATACCAAGTTTCCcttcactgcacctggcttgttgGCACAGATGCCCCTGAGGACACGCAGTATTTTCTCTACTATAG GTATGGCTCTTGGACTGAAGAATGCCAAGAATACAGCAAAGACACACTGGGGAGAAATATCGCATGCTGGTTTCCCAGGACTTTTATCCTCAGCAAAGGGCGTGACTGGCTTGCGGTGCTTGTTAACGGCTCCAGCAAGCACTCTGCTATCAGGCCCTTTGATCAGCTGTTTGCCCTTCACGCCATTG ATCAAATAAATCCTCCACTGAATGTCACAGCAGAGATTGAAGGAACTCGTCTCTCTATCCAATGGGAGAAACCAGTGTCTGCTTTTCCAATCCATTGCTTTGATTATGAAGTAAAAATACACAATACAAGGAATGGATATTTGCAG ATAGAAAAATTGATGACCAATGCATTCATCTCAATAATTGATGATCTTTCTAAGTACGATGTTCAAGTGAGAGCAGCAGTGAGCTCCATGTGCAGAGAGGCAGGGCTCTGGAGTGAGTGGAGCCAACCTATTTATGTGG GGTTCTCAAGATAA
- the IL5RA gene encoding interleukin-5 receptor subunit alpha isoform 2 precursor (isoform 2 precursor is encoded by transcript variant 5) has protein sequence MIIVAHVLLILLGATEILQADLLPDEKISLLPPVNFTIKVTGLAQVLLQWKPNPDQEQRNVNLEYQVKINAPKEDDYETRITESKCVTILHKGFSASVRTILQNDHSLLASSWASAELHAPPGSPGTSIVNLTCTTNTTEDNYSRLRSYQVSLHCTWLVGTDAPEDTQYFLYYRYGSWTEECQEYSKDTLGRNIACWFPRTFILSKGRDWLAVLVNGSSKHSAIRPFDQLFALHAIDQINPPLNVTAEIEGTRLSIQWEKPVSAFPIHCFDYEVKIHNTRNGYLQIEKLMTNAFISIIDDLSKYDVQVRAAVSSMCREAGLWSEWSQPIYVGK, from the exons ATGATCATCGTGGCGCATGTATTACTCATCCTTTTGGGGGCCACTGAGATACTGCAAGCTGACTTACTTCCTGATGAAAAGA TTTCACTTCTCCCACCTGTCAATTTCACCATTAAAGTTACTGGTTTGGCTCAAGTTCTTTTACAATGGAAACCAAATCCTGATCAAGAGCAAAGGAATGTTAATCTAGAATATCAAGTGAAAATAAACGCTCCAAAAGAAGATGAC tatgaaACCAGAATCACTGAAAGCAAATGTGTAACCATCCTCCACAAAGGCTTTTCAGCAAGTGTGCGGACCATCCTGCAGAACGACCACTCACTACTGGCCAGCAGCTGGGCTTCTGCTGAACTTCATGCCCCACCAG GGTCTCCTGGAACCTCAATTGTGAATTTAACTTGCACCACAAACACTACAGAAGACAATTATTCACGTTTAAGGTCATACCAAGTTTCCcttcactgcacctggcttgttgGCACAGATGCCCCTGAGGACACGCAGTATTTTCTCTACTATAG GTATGGCTCTTGGACTGAAGAATGCCAAGAATACAGCAAAGACACACTGGGGAGAAATATCGCATGCTGGTTTCCCAGGACTTTTATCCTCAGCAAAGGGCGTGACTGGCTTGCGGTGCTTGTTAACGGCTCCAGCAAGCACTCTGCTATCAGGCCCTTTGATCAGCTGTTTGCCCTTCACGCCATTG ATCAAATAAATCCTCCACTGAATGTCACAGCAGAGATTGAAGGAACTCGTCTCTCTATCCAATGGGAGAAACCAGTGTCTGCTTTTCCAATCCATTGCTTTGATTATGAAGTAAAAATACACAATACAAGGAATGGATATTTGCAG ATAGAAAAATTGATGACCAATGCATTCATCTCAATAATTGATGATCTTTCTAAGTACGATGTTCAAGTGAGAGCAGCAGTGAGCTCCATGTGCAGAGAGGCAGGGCTCTGGAGTGAGTGGAGCCAACCTATTTATGTGGGTAAGTag